One part of the Arabidopsis thaliana chromosome 4, partial sequence genome encodes these proteins:
- the JMJ14 gene encoding JUMONJI 14 (JUMONJI 14 (JMJ14); FUNCTIONS IN: sequence-specific DNA binding transcription factor activity, histone demethylase activity (H3-K4 specific); INVOLVED IN: photoperiodism, flowering, negative regulation of flower development, histone H3-K4 demethylation, regulation of transcription; LOCATED IN: nucleus; EXPRESSED IN: 25 plant structures; EXPRESSED DURING: 13 growth stages; CONTAINS InterPro DOMAIN/s: Transcription factor jumonji/aspartyl beta-hydroxylase (InterPro:IPR003347), Zinc finger, C5HC2-type (InterPro:IPR004198), FY-rich, C-terminal (InterPro:IPR003889), Transcription factor jumonji (InterPro:IPR013129), FY-rich, N-terminal (InterPro:IPR003888), FY-rich, C-terminal subgroup (InterPro:IPR018516), Transcription factor jumonji, JmjN (InterPro:IPR003349), FY-rich, N-terminal subgroup (InterPro:IPR018518); BEST Arabidopsis thaliana protein match is: Transcription factor jumonji (jmj) family protein / zinc finger (C5HC2 type) family protein (TAIR:AT1G30810.2); Has 35333 Blast hits to 34131 proteins in 2444 species: Archae - 798; Bacteria - 22429; Metazoa - 974; Fungi - 991; Plants - 531; Viruses - 0; Other Eukaryotes - 9610 (source: NCBI BLink).), which yields MILLHGQDFDDPLGYIEKLRSKAESYGICRIVPPVAWRPPCPLKEKKIWENSKFPTRIQFIDLLQNREPIKKSTKTKKRKRRRISKIGYTRRKRDSGCDTASSGSSDSEGKFGFQTGPDFTLEEFQKYDEYFKECYFQSEDHPGSKASENKKFKPKVKDLEGEYWRIVEQATDEVEVYYGADLETKKFGSGFPKYKPGYPISEADQYSQCGWNLNNLSRLPGSVLAFESCDISGVIVPWLYVGMCFSTFCWHVEDHHLYSMNYLHTGDPKVWYGIPGNHAESFENVMKKRLPDLFEEQPDLLHQLVTQLSPRILKEEGVPVYRAVQRSGEFILTFPKAYHSGFNCGFNCAEAVNVAPVDWLVHGQNAVEGYSKQRRKSSLSHDKLLLGAAMEATYCLWELSLSKKKTPVIARWKRVCSEDGLLTKAVKKRVQMEEERLNHLQDGFSLRKMEGDFDNKRERECFLCFYDLHMSASSCKCSPNRFACLIHAKDLCSCESKDRYILIRHTLDELWALVRALEGDLDAIDLWASKCRDQYPSQHPRAREYAYLKSAPCIKSRGSSKVQQREQNNLQLVSERLQSDLTSNKEVQLKQDGDSDVNRHGHESERNHVHGITDKSAVTDVKLGVGGKFDEKKISVESQNPHSVSDVGCSELAKKVDGCLGGKDQNAATNRLSLSVELLSSGSLVVKKLWCSKQAIYPKGFKSRVKFLSVLDPTNLTNYISEVLDAGLLGPLFRVSVEDYPTENFSNVSAEKCWQMVTQRLKLEIIKKCDQPVSSLTSLQPLESINGLEMFGFLSPHVIKVVEALDPKHQLEEYWNQKAVKLFGAEPIKEGEKDDTEKGGASDPSLDRDTRLLRGLLKKATPEELVMMHGLLCGETRNTELKEELSTLVDKMEISP from the exons ATGATACTGCTTCATGGTCAGGATTTTGATGATCCACTTGGTTACATAGAGAAGTTGCGCTCTAAAGCAGAATCATATGGCATATGTCGAATTGTGCCGCCTGTTGCATGGAGGCCCCCTTGCCCTctgaaggagaaaaaaatatgggAGAATTCTAAATTTCCCACCCGGATTCAGTTCATTGACTTGCTTCAAAACCGAGAACCGATTAAAAAATCTACTAAaaccaagaagagaaaacggAGAAGAATCTCTAAAATTGGAtacacaagaagaaaaagagattcaGGCTGTGATACGGCTTCCTCTGGCTCTAGTGATAGTGAAggaaaatttggttttcagACTGGGCCAGATTTTACCCTGGAAGAATTTCAGAAGTATGATGAATACTTTAAGGAATGCTATTTTCAGTCAGAGGATCATCCTGGTTCCAAAGCGtctgaaaataagaaatttaaacctAAGGTTAAGGACCTTGAAGGTGAATATTGGCGGATAGTGGAGCAGGCAACTGATGAAGTAGAG GTGTACTATGGAGCTGACttggaaacaaagaaatttggAAGTGGTTTCCCAAAGTATAAACCGGGGTATCCTATAAGTGAAGCAGATCAATACTCTCAATGTGGTTGGAACCTAAATAATTTGTCCCGTCTGCCCGGATCAGTTCTAGCTTTTGAGAGCTGCGATATCTCAGGAGTCATTGTGCCATGGCTTTATGTTGGAATGTgcttttcaactttttgttgg CATGTTGAAGATCATCACCTTTATTCCATGAACTACTTACACACAGGTGATCCAAAAGTTTGGTATGGGATCCCTGGAAACCATGCTGAGTCTTTTGAAAATGTAATGAAAAAGCGTCTTCCAGATTTGTTTGAAGAACAGCCTGACTTGCTACATCAACTG GTCACTCAGTTATCTCCAAGAATCTTAAAAGAGGAGGGAGTACCTGTCTATCGAGCTGTCCAGCGCAGTGGAGAATTCATTCTAACCTTCCCTAAGGCCTATCATTCTGGGTTTAATTGTGGTTTCAACTGTGCGGAAGCAGTAAATGTTGCACCAGTTGATTGGCTGGTTCATGGACAGAATGCAGTGGAAGGCTATAGCAAGCAGCGGCGAAAGAGTTCATTGTCACATGACAAGCTGCTTCTTGGAGCTGCTATGGAAGCTACTTATTGCCTCTGGGAGCTTTCactttcaaagaagaagactcctGTGATTGCGAGATGGAAAAGGGTTTGTAGTGAGGATGGATTGCTTACGAAGGCAGTCAAG AAGCGTGTGcagatggaagaagaaagactaAATCACCTTCAAGATGGTTTTAGCTTGCGAAAGATGGAGGGTGATTTCGACAATAAGAGAGAACGGGAGTGCTTCTTGTGCTTCTATGATTTGCATATGTCTGCTTCAAGCTGCAAGTGTTCCCCCAACCGGTTTGCATGTCTTATCCACGCTAAGGATCTGTGTTCATGTGAAAGTAAGGATAGATATATCCTAATTCGCCACACCTTGGATGAGTTATGGGCACTGGTCAGAGCTCTAGAAGGGGATCTTGATGCCATAGACCTATGGGCAAGTAAATGTCGTGACCAGTATCCTTCACAGCATCCAAGAGCAAGAGAATATGCTTACCTCAAGTCTGCCCCATGTATAAAGAGCCGTGGTTCATCAAAAGTACAGCAGCGAGAACAAAACAATCTTCAGTTAGTGTCTGAACGCTTACAAAGTGATCTAACCTCAAACAAGGAAGTTCAGTTGAAACAAGATGGTGATTCAGATGTAAATCGCCATGGTCATGAAAGCGAAAGAAATCATGTACATGGGATCACTGATAAGTCAGCTGTCACGGATGTAAAACTTGGTGTGGGAGGTAAgtttgatgagaagaagatttcgGTTGAATCTCAAAACCCACATTCAGTTTCAGATGTAGGGTGTAGCGAGCTGGCGAAGAAAGTGGATGGTTGTTTAGGAGGGAAGGACCAAAATGCTGCAACCAATAGGTTAAGTCTCTCTGTTGAGCTTTTGAGTTCTGGATCTCTCGTTGTTAAAAAGCTGTGGTGCAGTAAACAGGCCATATACCCAAAAG GGTTCAAGAGCCGTGTTAAGTTCTTAAGTGTGCTTGACCCAACAAACCTAACCAACTACATCTCAGAGGTTCTGGATGCAGGGCTTCTTGGTCCATTGTTCAGG GTCTCAGTAGAAGATTACCCCACTGAGAATTTCTCGAATGTATCTGCTGAAAAGTGCTGGCAAATGGTGACACAAAGGCTCAAACTCGAAATCATCAAGAAATGTGATCAACCAGTTAGCTCTTTGACCTCTTTACAACCTTTGGAGAGTATAAATGGGCTTGAAATGTTTGGATTTCTCTCCCCGCACGTAATTAAG GTGGTTGAGGCTCTTGATCCAAAGCATCAATTGGAGGAGTATTGGAACCAAAAAGCAGTGAAACTGTTTGGTGCTGAACCAATAAAGGAAGGAGAAAAGGATGATACAGAGAAAGGAGGGGCTTCAGATCCCTCTTTGGACCGGGACACAAGGCTTCTGCGTGGACTGTTGAAGAAGGCGACACCTGAAGAATTAGTAATGATGCATGGACTTCTGTGTGGTGAGACTCGCAACACCGAGCTCAAGGAAGAGCTCTCTACTTTGGTTGATAAGATGGAGATAAGTCCTTAA
- a CDS encoding Uncharacterized protein family (UPF0497) (Uncharacterised protein family (UPF0497); CONTAINS InterPro DOMAIN/s: Uncharacterised protein family UPF0497, trans-membrane plant (InterPro:IPR006702), Uncharacterised protein family UPF0497, trans-membrane plant subgroup (InterPro:IPR006459); BEST Arabidopsis thaliana protein match is: Uncharacterised protein family (UPF0497) (TAIR:AT5G44550.1); Has 1807 Blast hits to 1807 proteins in 277 species: Archae - 0; Bacteria - 0; Metazoa - 736; Fungi - 347; Plants - 385; Viruses - 0; Other Eukaryotes - 339 (source: NCBI BLink).), producing MAREKIVVAGGTTKSWKLLLGLRIFAFMATLAAAIVMSLNKETKTLVVATIGTVPIKATLTAKFQHTPAFVFFVIANVMVSFHNLLMIVVQIFSRKLEYKGLRLLSIAILDMLNATLVSAAANAAVFVAELGKNGNKHAKWNKVCDRFTTYCDHGAGAIIAAFAGVILMLLVSAVSISRLLINSKNFSTTATTTSVV from the exons ATGGCCAGAGAGAAGATTGTGGTGGCTGGTGGTACCACAAAGAGCTGGAAACTACTCTTGGGGCTGAGAATATTTGCATTCATGGCTACTTTAGCTGCAGCCATTGTAATGTCACTaaacaaagagacaaagacCTTGGTTGTGGCCACCATTGGTACTGTTCCTATTAAAGCCACTTTAACCGCTAAGTTTCAGCACACACCGGCTTTTGT GTTCTTTGTTATAGCTAATGTAATGGTGAGCTTCCACAACTTGTTGATGATTGTGGTTCAGATTTTCAGCCGGAAACTGGAGTACAAAGGTCTTCGTCTCCTCTCTATCGCCATTCTTGACATG CTAAACGCAACACTAGTATCTGCGGCTGCAAACGCGGCGGTGTTCGTGGCAGAGCTAGGGAAGAACGGAAACAAGCACGCCAAGTGGAACAAAGTCTGCGACAGGTTCACCACTTACTGTGATCACGGCGCAGGAGCAATCATCGCAGCATTCGCCGGAGTCATTCTAATGCTCCTCGTGTCCGCCGTCTCTATTTCCCGCCTCTTAATCAATTCTAAAAACTTctccaccaccgccaccacaACCTCCGTCGTCTAA
- the GSNAP gene encoding gamma-soluble NSF attachment protein (gamma-soluble NSF attachment protein (GSNAP); FUNCTIONS IN: transporter activity, binding; INVOLVED IN: intracellular protein transport; LOCATED IN: Golgi apparatus, endoplasmic reticulum, plasma membrane; EXPRESSED IN: 24 plant structures; EXPRESSED DURING: 15 growth stages; CONTAINS InterPro DOMAIN/s: NSF attachment protein (InterPro:IPR000744), Tetratricopeptide-like helical (InterPro:IPR011990); Has 30201 Blast hits to 17322 proteins in 780 species: Archae - 12; Bacteria - 1396; Metazoa - 17338; Fungi - 3422; Plants - 5037; Viruses - 0; Other Eukaryotes - 2996 (source: NCBI BLink).), translated as MSSDPDKMMSKADKMTKLTLTRWSADWRGATELYEQAANGFRASNKYEKAKVALEKASKGQEMQASPWDAAKHMESAAALAQKLSIWNEVADFYRKASELYVECGRAQPASDALGKAARALEDVKPDDAIQLYTDACEILEEDGRDQMAFDLYRACANVYIKLEKFTDAATFFLRLGVAADKCDATNSQCKAYLSAIILYLYAHDLQQAEKCYNDCSQIDAFLKSDQSRSASRLLTAYNEGDIEEIKKVASASTVSNLDHMIIKLARKLPTGDVTAIQMNTNDDLDEDDLT; from the exons ATGTCTTCGGATCCTGACAAAATGATGTCCAAAGCCGACAAAAT GACAAAGCTCACGCTTACTAGATGGAGTGCTGATTGGAGAGGTGCTACTGAGTTGTATGAGCAAGCAG CAAATGGGTTTAGAGCATCAAACAAATATGAGAAAGCTAAAGTGGCTCTCGAGAAAGCTTCAAAAGGACAAGAGATGCAAGCTTC TCCTTGGGATGCTGCAAAGCATATGGAGTCTGCTGCTGCCTTAGCACAGAAGCTAAGTATTTGGAATGAAGTTGCTGATTTTTATAGAAAGGCGTCGGAGCTGTATGTTGAGTGTGGAAGGGCACAACCCGCATCAGATGCTCTTGGAAAGGCTGCCCG TGCTTTGGAAGATGTCAAACCAGATGACGCCATCCAACTATACACTGATGCTTGTGAAATTCTTGAAGAGGATGGGAGGGACCAAATGGCCTTTGATCTGTACCGTGCTTGTGCTAATGTCTACATTAAGCTTGAGAA gTTCACAGATGCTGCAACCTTTTTCTTAAGATTGGGTGTAGCTGCTGATAAGTGTGATGCGACAAATAGCCAGTGTAAG GCCTATCTCAGTGCAATCATCTTATATCTGTATGCTCACGACCTGCAGCAGGCAGAAAAATGCTACAATGACTGTTCTCA GATTGATGCCTTTCTGAAGAGTGATCAGAGCCGAAGTGCTAGTAGACTTCTCACCGCCTATAATGAAGGTGAcattgaagaaatcaagaagGTGGCGAGTGCAAGCACTGTCTCGAATTTGGATCATATG ATTATCAAGTTGGCTAGGAAGCTACCCACTGGAGATGTTACTGCAATTCAGATGAACACTAATGACGATCTAGACGAGGATGATCTCACTTAA
- the GSNAP gene encoding gamma-soluble NSF attachment protein, whose amino-acid sequence MRVCLKFKNTSFESDFQFKNLTKLTLTRWSADWRGATELYEQAANGFRASNKYEKAKVALEKASKGQEMQASPWDAAKHMESAAALAQKLSIWNEVADFYRKASELYVECGRAQPASDALGKAARALEDVKPDDAIQLYTDACEILEEDGRDQMAFDLYRACANVYIKLEKFTDAATFFLRLGVAADKCDATNSQCKAYLSAIILYLYAHDLQQAEKCYNDCSQIDAFLKSDQSRSASRLLTAYNEGDIEEIKKVASASTVSNLDHMIIKLARKLPTGDVTAIQMNTNDDLDEDDLT is encoded by the exons ATGAGAGTTTGCTTAAAGTTTAAGAACACTTCTTTTGAGTCTgattttcaattcaaaaattt GACAAAGCTCACGCTTACTAGATGGAGTGCTGATTGGAGAGGTGCTACTGAGTTGTATGAGCAAGCAG CAAATGGGTTTAGAGCATCAAACAAATATGAGAAAGCTAAAGTGGCTCTCGAGAAAGCTTCAAAAGGACAAGAGATGCAAGCTTC TCCTTGGGATGCTGCAAAGCATATGGAGTCTGCTGCTGCCTTAGCACAGAAGCTAAGTATTTGGAATGAAGTTGCTGATTTTTATAGAAAGGCGTCGGAGCTGTATGTTGAGTGTGGAAGGGCACAACCCGCATCAGATGCTCTTGGAAAGGCTGCCCG TGCTTTGGAAGATGTCAAACCAGATGACGCCATCCAACTATACACTGATGCTTGTGAAATTCTTGAAGAGGATGGGAGGGACCAAATGGCCTTTGATCTGTACCGTGCTTGTGCTAATGTCTACATTAAGCTTGAGAA gTTCACAGATGCTGCAACCTTTTTCTTAAGATTGGGTGTAGCTGCTGATAAGTGTGATGCGACAAATAGCCAGTGTAAG GCCTATCTCAGTGCAATCATCTTATATCTGTATGCTCACGACCTGCAGCAGGCAGAAAAATGCTACAATGACTGTTCTCA GATTGATGCCTTTCTGAAGAGTGATCAGAGCCGAAGTGCTAGTAGACTTCTCACCGCCTATAATGAAGGTGAcattgaagaaatcaagaagGTGGCGAGTGCAAGCACTGTCTCGAATTTGGATCATATG ATTATCAAGTTGGCTAGGAAGCTACCCACTGGAGATGTTACTGCAATTCAGATGAACACTAATGACGATCTAGACGAGGATGATCTCACTTAA
- the JMJ14 gene encoding JUMONJI 14 (JUMONJI 14 (JMJ14); FUNCTIONS IN: sequence-specific DNA binding transcription factor activity, histone demethylase activity (H3-K4 specific); INVOLVED IN: photoperiodism, flowering, negative regulation of flower development, histone H3-K4 demethylation, regulation of transcription; LOCATED IN: nucleus; EXPRESSED IN: 25 plant structures; EXPRESSED DURING: 13 growth stages; CONTAINS InterPro DOMAIN/s: Transcription factor jumonji/aspartyl beta-hydroxylase (InterPro:IPR003347), FY-rich, C-terminal (InterPro:IPR003889), FY-rich, N-terminal (InterPro:IPR003888), Transcription factor jumonji, JmjN (InterPro:IPR003349), Zinc finger, C5HC2-type (InterPro:IPR004198), FY-rich, C-terminal subgroup (InterPro:IPR018516), Transcription factor jumonji (InterPro:IPR013129), FY-rich, N-terminal subgroup (InterPro:IPR018518); BEST Arabidopsis thaliana protein match is: Transcription factor jumonji (jmj) family protein / zinc finger (C5HC2 type) family protein (TAIR:AT1G30810.2); Has 2123 Blast hits to 1591 proteins in 195 species: Archae - 0; Bacteria - 1; Metazoa - 1105; Fungi - 471; Plants - 374; Viruses - 0; Other Eukaryotes - 172 (source: NCBI BLink).) yields the protein MDQLASLAESVAMEEDSEKQSIKGESSLEPDSTPSSPKITARWNPSEACRPLVDDAPIFYPTNEDFDDPLGYIEKLRSKAESYGICRIVPPVAWRPPCPLKEKKIWENSKFPTRIQFIDLLQNREPIKKSTKTKKRKRRRISKIGYTRRKRDSGCDTASSGSSDSEGKFGFQTGPDFTLEEFQKYDEYFKECYFQSEDHPGSKASENKKFKPKVKDLEGEYWRIVEQATDEVEVYYGADLETKKFGSGFPKYKPGYPISEADQYSQCGWNLNNLSRLPGSVLAFESCDISGVIVPWLYVGMCFSTFCWHVEDHHLYSMNYLHTGDPKVWYGIPGNHAESFENVMKKRLPDLFEEQPDLLHQLVTQLSPRILKEEGVPVYRAVQRSGEFILTFPKAYHSGFNCGFNCAEAVNVAPVDWLVHGQNAVEGYSKQRRKSSLSHDKLLLGAAMEATYCLWELSLSKKKTPVIARWKRVCSEDGLLTKAVKKRVQMEEERLNHLQDGFSLRKMEGDFDNKRERECFLCFYDLHMSASSCKCSPNRFACLIHAKDLCSCESKDRYILIRHTLDELWALVRALEGDLDAIDLWASKCRDQYPSQHPRAREYAYLKSAPCIKSRGSSKVQQREQNNLQLVSERLQSDLTSNKEVQLKQDGDSDVNRHGHESERNHVHGITDKSAVTDVKLGVGGKFDEKKISVESQNPHSVSDVGCSELAKKVDGCLGGKDQNAATNRLSLSVELLSSGSLVVKKLWCSKQAIYPKGFKSRVKFLSVLDPTNLTNYISEVLDAGLLGPLFRVSVEDYPTENFSNVSAEKCWQMVTQRLKLEIIKKCDQPVSSLTSLQPLESINGLEMFGFLSPHVIKVVEALDPKHQLEEYWNQKAVKLFGAEPIKEGEKDDTEKGGASDPSLDRDTRLLRGLLKKATPEELVMMHGLLCGETRNTELKEELSTLVDKMEISP from the exons ATGGATCAGCTTGCATCTCTAGCAGAGTCTGTGGCTATGGAG GAAGATTCTGAGAAACAATCGATTAAAGGAGAGAGTAGTCTTGAACCTGACTCTACTCCTTCTAGTCCTAAA ATAACTGCTAGGTGGAATCCATCAGAAGCTTGCAGGCCTTTGGTTGATGACGCTCCCATCTTTTATCCCACTAATGAG GATTTTGATGATCCACTTGGTTACATAGAGAAGTTGCGCTCTAAAGCAGAATCATATGGCATATGTCGAATTGTGCCGCCTGTTGCATGGAGGCCCCCTTGCCCTctgaaggagaaaaaaatatgggAGAATTCTAAATTTCCCACCCGGATTCAGTTCATTGACTTGCTTCAAAACCGAGAACCGATTAAAAAATCTACTAAaaccaagaagagaaaacggAGAAGAATCTCTAAAATTGGAtacacaagaagaaaaagagattcaGGCTGTGATACGGCTTCCTCTGGCTCTAGTGATAGTGAAggaaaatttggttttcagACTGGGCCAGATTTTACCCTGGAAGAATTTCAGAAGTATGATGAATACTTTAAGGAATGCTATTTTCAGTCAGAGGATCATCCTGGTTCCAAAGCGtctgaaaataagaaatttaaacctAAGGTTAAGGACCTTGAAGGTGAATATTGGCGGATAGTGGAGCAGGCAACTGATGAAGTAGAG GTGTACTATGGAGCTGACttggaaacaaagaaatttggAAGTGGTTTCCCAAAGTATAAACCGGGGTATCCTATAAGTGAAGCAGATCAATACTCTCAATGTGGTTGGAACCTAAATAATTTGTCCCGTCTGCCCGGATCAGTTCTAGCTTTTGAGAGCTGCGATATCTCAGGAGTCATTGTGCCATGGCTTTATGTTGGAATGTgcttttcaactttttgttgg CATGTTGAAGATCATCACCTTTATTCCATGAACTACTTACACACAGGTGATCCAAAAGTTTGGTATGGGATCCCTGGAAACCATGCTGAGTCTTTTGAAAATGTAATGAAAAAGCGTCTTCCAGATTTGTTTGAAGAACAGCCTGACTTGCTACATCAACTG GTCACTCAGTTATCTCCAAGAATCTTAAAAGAGGAGGGAGTACCTGTCTATCGAGCTGTCCAGCGCAGTGGAGAATTCATTCTAACCTTCCCTAAGGCCTATCATTCTGGGTTTAATTGTGGTTTCAACTGTGCGGAAGCAGTAAATGTTGCACCAGTTGATTGGCTGGTTCATGGACAGAATGCAGTGGAAGGCTATAGCAAGCAGCGGCGAAAGAGTTCATTGTCACATGACAAGCTGCTTCTTGGAGCTGCTATGGAAGCTACTTATTGCCTCTGGGAGCTTTCactttcaaagaagaagactcctGTGATTGCGAGATGGAAAAGGGTTTGTAGTGAGGATGGATTGCTTACGAAGGCAGTCAAG AAGCGTGTGcagatggaagaagaaagactaAATCACCTTCAAGATGGTTTTAGCTTGCGAAAGATGGAGGGTGATTTCGACAATAAGAGAGAACGGGAGTGCTTCTTGTGCTTCTATGATTTGCATATGTCTGCTTCAAGCTGCAAGTGTTCCCCCAACCGGTTTGCATGTCTTATCCACGCTAAGGATCTGTGTTCATGTGAAAGTAAGGATAGATATATCCTAATTCGCCACACCTTGGATGAGTTATGGGCACTGGTCAGAGCTCTAGAAGGGGATCTTGATGCCATAGACCTATGGGCAAGTAAATGTCGTGACCAGTATCCTTCACAGCATCCAAGAGCAAGAGAATATGCTTACCTCAAGTCTGCCCCATGTATAAAGAGCCGTGGTTCATCAAAAGTACAGCAGCGAGAACAAAACAATCTTCAGTTAGTGTCTGAACGCTTACAAAGTGATCTAACCTCAAACAAGGAAGTTCAGTTGAAACAAGATGGTGATTCAGATGTAAATCGCCATGGTCATGAAAGCGAAAGAAATCATGTACATGGGATCACTGATAAGTCAGCTGTCACGGATGTAAAACTTGGTGTGGGAGGTAAgtttgatgagaagaagatttcgGTTGAATCTCAAAACCCACATTCAGTTTCAGATGTAGGGTGTAGCGAGCTGGCGAAGAAAGTGGATGGTTGTTTAGGAGGGAAGGACCAAAATGCTGCAACCAATAGGTTAAGTCTCTCTGTTGAGCTTTTGAGTTCTGGATCTCTCGTTGTTAAAAAGCTGTGGTGCAGTAAACAGGCCATATACCCAAAAG GGTTCAAGAGCCGTGTTAAGTTCTTAAGTGTGCTTGACCCAACAAACCTAACCAACTACATCTCAGAGGTTCTGGATGCAGGGCTTCTTGGTCCATTGTTCAGG GTCTCAGTAGAAGATTACCCCACTGAGAATTTCTCGAATGTATCTGCTGAAAAGTGCTGGCAAATGGTGACACAAAGGCTCAAACTCGAAATCATCAAGAAATGTGATCAACCAGTTAGCTCTTTGACCTCTTTACAACCTTTGGAGAGTATAAATGGGCTTGAAATGTTTGGATTTCTCTCCCCGCACGTAATTAAG GTGGTTGAGGCTCTTGATCCAAAGCATCAATTGGAGGAGTATTGGAACCAAAAAGCAGTGAAACTGTTTGGTGCTGAACCAATAAAGGAAGGAGAAAAGGATGATACAGAGAAAGGAGGGGCTTCAGATCCCTCTTTGGACCGGGACACAAGGCTTCTGCGTGGACTGTTGAAGAAGGCGACACCTGAAGAATTAGTAATGATGCATGGACTTCTGTGTGGTGAGACTCGCAACACCGAGCTCAAGGAAGAGCTCTCTACTTTGGTTGATAAGATGGAGATAAGTCCTTAA